In a genomic window of Candidatus Krumholzibacteriia bacterium:
- a CDS encoding cytochrome C oxidase subunit II, translated as MDRSEKRVLVISTCLMLVFLSAVVYSVFGLGMDLPTCITDVEPYTEGHVIQRAPLRYEVQYVAKMWAFDPPLLEIPAGSTVDLYLTSIDVVHGFQIVGTNTNLMAVPGAVNGTQVTFDRPGEYRVICHEYCGVAHQTMYATIKVGV; from the coding sequence ATGGATCGGTCTGAGAAGCGCGTGCTCGTGATATCCACCTGTCTCATGCTGGTGTTCCTGTCGGCGGTGGTCTACTCCGTATTCGGGCTGGGGATGGACCTGCCCACCTGCATCACCGACGTGGAGCCGTACACGGAAGGCCACGTCATCCAGCGCGCTCCGCTGCGCTACGAGGTGCAGTACGTGGCAAAGATGTGGGCCTTCGACCCCCCGCTGCTGGAAATCCCCGCCGGTTCCACGGTGGACCTGTACCTCACCAGCATCGACGTGGTGCACGGCTTCCAGATCGTGGGCACCAACACCAACCTGATGGCAGTTCCGGGTGCGGTGAACGGCACCCAGGTGACCTTCGACCGGCCGGGTGAGTACCGCGTCATCTGCCACGAGTACTGCGGTGTCGCGCACCAGACCATGTACGCCACCATCAAGGTGGGCGTCTGA
- a CDS encoding SCO family protein → MIRALGIAVLAGALTAPALRAQEPVTPPDISQTRGELVPNVTLIDEDSTTFHFAILQGKPIIVSAIFTSCPHTCSFITSSLRDALAEIGEPGVGYEVLTISFDPADGPAQMRNYRERLELPAGWRLAVATPENLTALLDAIDFHYLSMEGGGFAHANVITILDPEMRVAGYMHGVTYNAGDLRKELERAVRGTSLVHKARPLIFVIGVLGVIVMTVVLVATGRKQRPASA, encoded by the coding sequence ATGATCCGCGCGCTGGGAATTGCCGTGCTCGCGGGGGCGCTCACCGCCCCCGCGCTGCGCGCGCAGGAACCGGTGACGCCGCCGGACATCAGTCAGACGCGCGGCGAACTGGTGCCCAACGTGACGCTGATCGACGAAGACAGCACCACGTTCCACTTCGCCATCCTGCAGGGCAAGCCCATCATCGTGAGCGCCATCTTCACCAGCTGCCCGCACACCTGCAGCTTCATTACCTCGAGTCTGCGCGACGCGCTGGCGGAAATTGGCGAGCCGGGCGTGGGCTACGAGGTGCTGACCATCTCCTTCGACCCCGCCGACGGCCCCGCCCAGATGCGCAACTACCGCGAGCGTCTGGAACTGCCGGCAGGCTGGCGCCTGGCGGTGGCGACACCGGAGAACCTCACCGCACTGCTGGACGCCATCGACTTCCACTACCTCTCCATGGAGGGTGGTGGCTTCGCCCACGCCAACGTGATCACCATCCTCGACCCGGAGATGCGGGTGGCGGGTTACATGCACGGCGTCACCTACAACGCCGGCGACCTGCGCAAGGAGCTGGAACGCGCGGTGCGCGGCACCTCGCTGGTGCACAAGGCCCGCCCGCTGATCTTCGTGATCGGAGTGCTGGGCGTGATCGTGATGACGGTGGTGCTGGTGGCGACGGGCCGCAAGCAGCGTCCCGCGAGCGCGTAG
- a CDS encoding cbb3-type cytochrome c oxidase subunit I — MEGSIKVSPSLRRLILAEVGIPTVLLIFGIYHGFVQTLYRAGIIKSASFMGIEYYQGLTLHGVINAIVYTTMFAIAFGHALVAYYLRKEPNAKVAWASFWLMTVGTLMAAVPMFTGKASVLYTFYPPLKASPLFYIGAALLVVGSWLGFFSWIPRYLSWRRENPGSKTPMAIVGIFTTFIVWMIATLPLAYEVLVMLIPWSLGWVNGINVPLARALFWFFGHPLVYFWLLPAYTMYYVMLPRVAGGKLYSDFAGRLTFMLFIVLSAPVGVHHQFGEPAISTQWKWLHTLLTYGVALPSFVTAFTLAASLEYAARLRGGKGLFMWWGKLPYRSQENYLFAYFFAGLILFLFGGITGILNTSYTVNAVVHNTSWVPGHFHTTVGGPVFLAFIGMTLFMVTKLTGKPVAYPRLNVWVPYLWLLGVAFFSSGLMVSGLTGEPRRTNMGLTYTNPASEAFNADWSAAAGITAFGGFIMLLSMAAYFIVFFATLGTPRRAEPALEFPTSEAYLDEPARVTTNFKPWIAAAVVVLLIAYGPTLYDVLRATFFSSVPFDPGSPAPLR; from the coding sequence ATGGAGGGATCGATCAAGGTCTCACCCAGCCTGCGCCGGCTCATCCTTGCCGAGGTGGGCATCCCGACCGTCCTGTTGATCTTCGGCATCTACCACGGCTTCGTGCAGACACTCTACCGGGCGGGGATCATCAAGTCGGCGAGCTTCATGGGCATCGAGTACTACCAGGGGCTCACCCTGCACGGCGTCATCAACGCCATCGTCTACACCACCATGTTCGCCATCGCCTTCGGCCACGCGCTGGTTGCGTACTACCTGCGCAAGGAGCCCAATGCAAAGGTGGCCTGGGCGTCGTTCTGGCTGATGACGGTGGGAACGCTGATGGCGGCGGTGCCGATGTTCACGGGCAAGGCGTCGGTGCTGTACACCTTCTACCCGCCGCTCAAGGCGAGCCCCCTCTTCTATATCGGCGCGGCACTGCTGGTGGTGGGCTCGTGGCTGGGCTTCTTCTCCTGGATTCCGCGCTACCTGTCGTGGCGCCGGGAAAACCCCGGCAGCAAGACGCCCATGGCCATCGTGGGCATCTTCACCACCTTCATCGTGTGGATGATCGCCACCCTGCCGCTGGCCTACGAAGTGCTCGTCATGCTCATTCCGTGGTCGTTGGGCTGGGTGAACGGCATCAACGTGCCGCTGGCGCGGGCACTCTTCTGGTTCTTCGGACACCCGCTGGTGTACTTCTGGCTGCTGCCCGCCTACACCATGTACTACGTGATGCTGCCGCGCGTGGCGGGCGGCAAGCTCTACTCGGACTTTGCCGGGCGATTGACGTTCATGCTGTTCATCGTGCTGTCGGCGCCGGTGGGTGTTCACCACCAGTTCGGTGAGCCCGCCATCAGCACGCAGTGGAAATGGCTGCACACGCTGCTCACCTACGGTGTCGCACTGCCCAGCTTTGTAACCGCCTTCACGCTGGCCGCGTCGCTCGAGTACGCGGCGCGGCTGCGGGGCGGCAAGGGGCTGTTCATGTGGTGGGGCAAGCTGCCGTACCGCAGCCAGGAGAACTACCTGTTCGCGTACTTCTTCGCCGGGCTCATCCTGTTCCTGTTCGGCGGCATCACCGGCATCCTCAACACGTCGTACACGGTCAACGCGGTGGTGCACAACACGTCATGGGTGCCGGGACACTTCCACACCACGGTGGGCGGCCCGGTGTTCCTGGCCTTCATCGGCATGACGCTGTTCATGGTAACCAAACTCACCGGCAAGCCGGTTGCGTACCCGCGCCTGAACGTGTGGGTGCCGTATCTGTGGCTGCTGGGTGTGGCGTTCTTCTCGTCGGGACTGATGGTCTCGGGGCTGACCGGCGAACCGCGCCGCACCAACATGGGGCTCACCTACACCAACCCGGCCTCGGAAGCGTTCAACGCGGACTGGTCCGCGGCGGCCGGCATAACCGCGTTCGGCGGGTTCATCATGCTGCTGTCCATGGCGGCCTACTTCATCGTCTTCTTCGCCACCCTGGGGACCCCGCGGCGGGCCGAGCCCGCGCTGGAGTTCCCCACCTCGGAGGCCTACCTGGACGAGCCCGCGCGCGTCACCACCAACTTCAAGCCGTGGATCGCGGCCGCGGTGGTGGTACTGCTGATCGCCTACGGCCCCACGCTGTACGACGTGCTGCGCGCCACCTTCTTCTCCTCGGTGCCCTTCGATCCGGGCAGCCCGGCCCCGCTGCGATGA
- a CDS encoding threonine/serine exporter family protein translates to MPAPRPHRESPALIEQLARALHRYGYSAQQIEDALTLVAGRLGVRGEFFATPTAIFAALETADHDETMLIRVEPGSVNLDKLSRLDQLTRRIADGEVSAAEASATIDAIRSEPPRFKGKTRVLATAVVSAASARFFGGGWREMCVCGVIGFITGVLALLSVRDARFRLFEPVAAFVAGVLASMAAVVLAPTSAYVSMAGGLIVLFPGLTLTIAISELATQHLSSGTSRLMAAATLFMSIGFGVAVGLKAGAAVFGTVAAAAPIALPAWTTAIAVLMASLSFVVLFQASPRDIVWILGVCALAFVGARVGAQLLGVETGAFVGAMLVGIASGLYSRNFDRPSVVTSTPGIIMLVPGSVGFQSITDMLARDAVSGLQTAFTMIMTGVALVTGLFMARLLVPRRRWVTWWPRKER, encoded by the coding sequence ATGCCCGCACCCCGGCCCCACCGCGAGAGCCCCGCGCTCATCGAGCAGCTCGCGCGCGCCCTGCACCGCTACGGCTATTCCGCCCAGCAGATCGAGGACGCGCTCACCCTGGTGGCGGGCCGGCTGGGCGTGCGCGGCGAGTTCTTCGCCACCCCCACCGCCATCTTCGCCGCGCTCGAAACCGCCGACCACGACGAGACCATGCTCATCCGCGTTGAGCCCGGTTCGGTGAACCTCGACAAGCTCTCGCGCCTCGACCAGCTCACGCGCCGCATCGCCGACGGTGAGGTGAGCGCCGCCGAAGCCTCGGCCACCATCGACGCCATCCGCAGCGAGCCGCCGCGCTTCAAGGGCAAGACACGCGTGCTCGCCACCGCGGTGGTGTCCGCGGCCTCCGCGCGCTTCTTCGGCGGCGGCTGGCGCGAGATGTGCGTGTGCGGCGTCATCGGTTTCATTACCGGCGTACTGGCGCTGCTCTCGGTGCGCGACGCGCGCTTCCGGTTGTTCGAACCGGTGGCCGCGTTCGTCGCCGGCGTGCTCGCATCCATGGCCGCGGTGGTGCTCGCACCCACCTCGGCGTACGTGTCCATGGCCGGCGGCCTGATTGTGCTCTTCCCCGGCCTCACCCTCACCATCGCCATCAGCGAACTCGCCACCCAGCACCTCTCCTCCGGCACCTCGCGCCTCATGGCGGCGGCGACGCTGTTCATGTCCATCGGCTTCGGCGTGGCGGTGGGGTTGAAGGCGGGCGCGGCGGTGTTCGGCACGGTGGCGGCGGCCGCACCCATCGCGCTGCCCGCGTGGACCACGGCGATTGCCGTCCTGATGGCATCGCTCTCGTTCGTGGTGCTCTTCCAGGCCTCGCCGCGCGACATCGTCTGGATCCTGGGGGTGTGCGCGCTGGCCTTCGTGGGCGCGCGCGTGGGGGCACAACTGCTGGGGGTGGAGACGGGCGCCTTCGTGGGGGCCATGCTGGTGGGCATCGCCAGCGGGCTCTACTCGCGCAACTTCGACCGCCCTTCCGTGGTCACGTCCACGCCCGGTATCATCATGCTGGTGCCGGGCAGCGTGGGCTTTCAGAGCATCACGGACATGCTGGCGCGCGACGCCGTGTCCGGGCTGCAGACTGCGTTTACAATGATCATGACCGGCGTGGCCCTGGTGACGGGGCTGTTCATGGCGCGGCTGCTGGTTCCGCGCCGGCGCTGGGTAACCTGGTGGCCGCGCAAGGAGAGATGA